The following nucleotide sequence is from Carassius carassius chromosome 16, fCarCar2.1, whole genome shotgun sequence.
caaatacaattattaaaaatggttcaaacattcactgatgctccagaaagaAACACAATGCAATAAGAGCCGGGaggtgaattttatttatttatttttgtcttgtggactatatgtaaaacATAatattcaggacagtactaaataaaaaataacatgcattttgtatgatctctcttattttgttaaaatgattcacatttccagattctgcaaggggttccaaAACTTTCGCAtgctactgtatatgtatgtattatcAGTAACTGATCTCCAATAATTTGATAATTGATAACTAAGCattatatcagcatattagattgatttctgaaggatcatgtgacactggaaacTGGAgaaagctgctgaaaattcagctttgcatcacaggaataaattacattttaaagtatattttcaaattcaaaacagttattttaattcatttaaaaaaaatttaataaatatttttaattaataattgtattaattaattgtatttttaataaaaaaaaatccatctttGGTGCGCATGAGAGACAACTTTcagaacaacaataaaaaaataaaaataaaaacttttttttttcaaaaatttgaCAGTATCTATCTTTTACATTCCACTGTACTGTACTGTGAATGtgcatattaatatttcacagacTTTACTTTGGCTCACGGATAAATCGCAAACTATTTTTAAATTAGGTCACGGTACGGTCTGACTCCAGGGACTGTTATTGCTACAGGCGTTTCTGACCTCGACCAATCTGACTTACACAAGAACAATAAAGCCGAGCAGCAGAAAGGCACAACAGAGAAACTCCTGTTATAAATAAACGTCAAAACTTTTGAGGAAACCATTTATAAACCTGTCATCAATCTCCTTCCAAGGTGCTCTGAACTCAGTAATGAAAACGATAAGGAAGCTATTCTGATACGGCACATGTAAGGATAAAATTGAACAAGGGGTCACAGATGCTTTCATGTGGGTAGGTGTGTGTATGGGTTGTTAATGTGAATCAGATTTTTCCCCCATTTGAACAAACTGCAACACATGATTACATCTACTTtcacaatcaaataaataattcaccaaaaattttaatttgctgaacGTTTCCTCATTCTCGGGCTATTCaaggtgtagatgagtttttcttcaacaatggatcctctgcagtgaatgggtgcagtcagaatgaCAGTCCGATAAATCATcaaagtaatccacaagtaatccacaagtaatccaaaccactccagttcatcagttaacacattttgaagtgaaaagctacATGTCCATAAGAAACGATCCCATCAAGACTTTTCAACTTTTAACTTTTTTCCAACgtatttgtttaaaactgttttggtTTGTAAAACAATGCTTTATCTTTGCATATTTTcaggggaaagtcgtggcctattgTTTTAGAGAGTTTAGAGagaatcttgggccggcaataccacgactgaggtgcccttgagcaaggcatcgaacccccaactgccccccgggcgctgcagcataaatggctgcccactgctccaggtgtgtgttcacagtgtgtgtgtgtgtgtgtgtgttcactgctctgtgtgtgcactttggatgggttaaatgcagagcacgaattctgagtatgggtcaccatacttggctgaatgtcacttcacttcaaattAGTGCTGCAACGtcgtgcgtgaaatgcgtcgacACGTCACACTgcttacatctcgcgtaatggcatactgggaatggagaaagttgcattctatcacaaaaacagagaccactgttatcaaaagtatgggaatacttcaaacagaggccaaataaaatggccatttgttccctttgaaaaaccgatatggtgtaccacggcagcacaactgcgatgcacgagcacctcagaggaaaacatcctggcgctctccggtgttacggtttaactggttaccgtgtgatctggtgaccaacttcctggtttaggtctctgctgcagatgtgatggaacgaccgcagcagattcggcgattctaaaagcacaaactgatgtgatattattaagtgtctaataaacgcagacttgctcattgcatgattttgatattcttgtaaagattacaagttattggtatgatcacccgtagcgctgaagtaaggataaaataaaaaataaagtaagtctgtgttggtgcgggtttcgaacacgcgttaggggccgttcacatatcgtgcctaaaatgcgtggaaaacgcaagtcgcgccgctttctccttctttccaaagcgctcgggcagttgcgcccctgggatgtctgccgttgctaagcaaccatgacgtgctctctccaagAAGACGCggaagttgagatgtttttaactcgatgcggtgcggacgcgcctgttttCGCGCGCGCgtcgcgtcgcttccattatgagcacgcataccgcgcgcctacattggaaataacgaacttgagcgcaaaagacgcgatatgtgaacggccccttaaaagacagcgcgccttgagacaacagtcacagaccACCAAGGTAcccagaatcagctccagatctctggaaaccatgctcaaccatagcagaaccctgactacattttatggttttgtgatgctaaagaacatttcatgatgtctcagacaactgtaaatttgtggctactgtggtttaattataagcgctatcgtaaactcatatttaccatagtaaaataattttctttatttttctctttatttttgtatactgtaaaaacttcaaccacattggttgaaaatgaataaaggttgaaatattatattagaagttgtacttatatttttttgtaaagttatccaaaggattagctaatcaaaaaaaagaacattagattaattatttattgtaataaaaataatcgttagagtagtcaactaatcaaaaaaataatcgttagattagtcgacagaaaaaataatagttagttgcagctctacttcatatttctctcctgattcagacaagacaatgttttcaatgaaaacagcaatgttatggatagaggacttaatttaaaaaaaaaatcttaatgaatgaataatgtgTTTAGTACAAACATTCAAGACGCGGATTGCTtacattacttgtggattattatgatgtttttatcagatgtttggactctcattaaatttctccaaatctgttctgatgaacaaacaCACTCATCTGCATCTTTGACTGCCTGATGGTGGATATATTTTCagcatatttccttttttttctgtgaactattgctttaaattaaatgttgtgtTGTGCCattgtttttaaaacaatttactgTAGAGCTAGAAAGAGAAACTGAAATGCCGTAAACAGTGACACATAATTCAAGTCTTGCAAGGAAAGTAAATGCTCCTTTTAAGATAAAAACTGCAAACACTATAGTCATACTAAGACATTTCTGGTTGAAATCACAGCATTATACGACTGACCTTTCATTCTGAGGTCAAAATCGCTGCTGAAATCCGGGCTTGTCTGCTTTGGAGAAAATCACATCTACACTTTGGGGTTAACCAGACTCAGCGTCCAAAATAACAGCGCACTTGTTTGTCGAGCAAGCTGTAAACAAATATTGCACTCTGAGACGGCACGGTTATATCAGAAACAGAAAAGCATAATGAATTCGGAGAAGAGCCACTCGTGGAATGCAGAAAACATCATTTCGGCACAAGAGCTTCCCATTTCCCTCTGTCCTGTGGGTCTGCTCAAGCACACGCTGGATATGAGGAGAAATTTGTTGTGACATTTTGGAGTATTGGCCCTTGTTGTGTGGCTCGGTGTGACAGataaatttctgtcattatttcgaACCTTCAGCTACAATTCTTTTTAAGGCAAAACGGCCGAATCTGGTGTAGGAAGAGATGTATCAATGTTtaggagaagacaacaaatgggataaaataatgtttatctgCATGGGGTGTTGATGCGAAACAATCGTCCAGTATCTACACATTTACATAGACCAACAATTCAAAAAGGACTGCTTTTGACAGCTTTAAAATCACataattaaaccatttaaattaagGAAATCGTCTTATGCAAATTTATCATAGtaatttctttataaaataaTGGCAGGGAAATAGCACTTTTGTGGTGAAATCCCCTTTGGGAGTCATCATGGTGACTGGTGGAATAATGGGATGGCATTTATGGGTGGGCTCCAAGGGGCCTGCCGGAGAGCAGGGTaatctgtaaaaaataatataaagcttcttaatgtaaaataagcacatatatagtattatataaatAGAGTTTTTCAATATACGTGGACctctttgtactgtatatatgcataaatatatttagaatatttatatttttttatgcaaatattgtttaattatatttttttttaatattagttaattgATTTACAGcctcttaaaattaaataaacaagcaaTTTAAATCTTGGAAATCTGTAAAGAtgtaaagattaaaaaatatatatattgacaacAGTATTGTAGTGATTTTTGTTAATTAATGCCAGAAAAGCAgcttttttctttcagatttcTGCAGCAAAATTCCCATCGGAAGTCATCATGGTGGAGAGTGAagactaataaaaaaaagcacatatattttgtattatatattattatagtattgtatacatagatatttccaatatttttggaccccactgtactgtgtatgtacatatgtatttcaaataatcatgtttaaatgcagacagacagacagagagacagacagatagatagatagatagatagatagatagatagatagatagatagatagatagatagatagatagatagatagatagatagaaagagagatactgtagatagatagattattaaagacaattaaataattaaacaatttaaattaagaaaatctTGCAAATATATTCATTGAAATGGTGACAGAAGATATCTTGAAATTACTATAGTAGTCATTTATTTTAACTAATTCCAAAGAAGTatctctcttgttttttttttcagatctctGTGTCGAAATCCCCATCGGAAGTCTTCGAGGGAAGAGCCCACTAGAGGTTCTTATTGCTTTTCAGATGGCACTTATGTGTGGGCTCCAAGGGTCCTGCCGGAAAAATTaggaaaaaattatataaaccATCTGATTcctacagtaaaataaacacatgTCCATGTCCAATTTTACCTCTTCAGATGTTTTGCAGGACATTCATACGTTCTccaaaataaacataatatacaATTAGGTTAAAGGCCTAATGAATCACTGGCCTGTAAGTAATTAAAATGACTTTGTTTCCGCCTCCCCGTGAGCAAGGGCAGGTGCTAATGTAAGACGGCCTGCTCTCATAGAGGTCACTCACAGGCTGCTATAGGTTGCGGTAGGACATCTGTTCTCACTGCTGGGGTCTTTGAGCTCCTGGGGTTACCGTTTTCATTCTTACAGACatgtatatgcacacacacactcccctcCTTCCATCAGGGTGGTCACTGGAGTCAGCCGGTGTAAGTGAGTTAGGAATATTTGCAGGTGAGCTAATTATTCTTATGCTGTCATTTTTCCAGCCGAGCGTGCAGGACTAACCCTGATATAATCCCCTGAACACAATCAGCCTTTATTTAATTTTGCTTCTCATATCGTGTGCATCCATGCAGCCCCAAGAAAGCATCTCTGCTCGCTTCTGAGACCCCTTCCATTTTTCTTCCCATTTAAACAATGAACATCACATAGAGACAGAGTTgaggaagaaagagaaaaaaagattgCCGCATGGAAATCCTGGGGACATTTTTTGAAATGGGGTATTTATAGTATTTTCTGTACAATGTTAAACAGGTTTACATTTGTGGAATATGTAATTGTTTTAGAAGGCGTAAATATGAGGATTACAGTGTCTAGCCTCAAATGCTAgccttttatttctatattttcttcataatatatatactgtatatatacagtgggtacagaaAGTATTCAGGCCCCCTGTAATGTTTCACTCTTTTATAAATTGCAGccatttgcaaaaatcatttaagttaatttttcttcctcaatgtacacacagcaccccattgtgacgagtggggtggggccgagacacgtgggaacaggagcgaggccggtggagtgattggagatgagcgacacctgcgacactcaccggtctcgagtcccacggaggagatggaaggatataaaactggagcgacgacagtgaaggacgagagaggaccaggccaggactttattttgtatttggtttttattttttgcgcgtcagtcatccgtgaggggatgtctttattttgattattaaagctttaattttgattgtctgccagttcccgcctccttcttcccgaagattatggagtttttattgttacacccatattgacagaaaaacacagaattgttgaaatttttgcagatttataaaaaaaagaaaaactgaaatataacaaGGTCTTAAGTATTCAGACTTTATGcacagtatttagtagaagcacccttttgatcgaGTACAGcctctttttgggaaagatgcaacaagtttttcacacctggatttggggatcctctgccattcctccttgcagatcctctccagttctgtcaggttggatggtaaatgtTGGTGGACAGctattttcaggtctctccagagatgctcaattgggtttaagtcagggctctggctgggcaaTTCAGgaacagtcacagagttgttgtgaagTTACTCCTTCATTATTTAAGCTGTGTGCttggggtcattgtcttgttggaaggtgaacctttggCCCAGTCtaaggtcctgagcactctggagaagggtttcgtccaggatatccctgtacttggccgcattcgtCTTTCCCTCGATTgaaaccagtcgtcctgtccctgcagctgaaaaagacccccacagcatgatgctgccaccaccatgcttcactgttgggactgtattggacaggtgatgagcagtgcaaGGTTTTCTCCACACACCACTTaaaattaaggccaaaaagttctatcttggtctcttcataccagagaatccttcaggtgtttttttagcaaactccatgggggctttcatgtgtcttgcactgaggagaggcttccgtcaggccactctgccataaagccccgactggtggagggctgcagtgattgtttactttctacaactttctcccatctcccgactgcatctctggagctcagcctcaGCCACAGTgctctttgggttcttctttacctctcttaCCAAGGCTCTTCtacccgatagctcagtttggccggacggacagctctaggaagggttctggtcatcccaaacATCTTCCATTTAAGTATTATTgagctcttaggaaccttaagtgcggCAGAAACTTTTtcgtaaccttggccagatctgtgccttgccacaattctgtctcggagttcttcaggcagttcctttgacctcatgattctcattttatCTGACAtgtactgtgagctgtaaggttttaaatagacaggtgtgtggctttcctaatcaattCCAaccagtataatcaaacacaactGGACTCAagtgaaggtgtagaaccatctcaaggatgattagAAGAAACGGACAGCACcttagttaaatatatgagtgtcacagcaaagggtctgaatacttaggaccatgtgatatttcagtttttctttttaagaaatctacaaaaatgtcaacaattctgttttttttctgtcaatatggggtgctgtctgtacattaatgaggaaaaaaacgaacttaaatgattttagcaaatggctgcaatataacagagtgaataatttaagggggtctgaatactttctgtacccactgtatctatatctatctatctatctatctatctatctatctatctatctatctatctatctatctatatatatttatttatatatatatatatatatatatatatatatatagacatgctGACACAACTTTGAAACTACTTTGCTGAAATGTCTGGATATTCAAACTCTTTTGAGTTGACCTTTACAATGTGTCAACCATTCAGCAGTGATAGTTGGCTTTGCAAAAAGAATAATGTATATCAAATCAGTAAGGTTTTGCACTCTGATGCAGAAGGCATGCACACATGTAGACATTAACAATCAAGCAGTGATTGGCAAGTGCTCACAGTGAGGTACTTCCAGTTATGTTGCATCTTGAGCCATCTATATAATCAAAGAAGTGTTTATCCATGATGGTGGATGTCATTAAAATGCCTTCTGTCTGCATCTCTCGCTCAAAACGTACACACACGGAGCCTATATAAGAAATATACAGACACTTAATCTCatcaatctttctctctctctctgcattccCCTCATTCTCTTTCAAGTGTTCTCAAAGCTGCCTCGAATCTCTAATGatggaaagaaaatgaaaaatctggATGGAAGGGAAATAAATGTATGTTAATCATTGCTCATTTCAACTGAAAACCTCCTGAGCTCATGAAGATATAATTTCCAAATGGTATATATGTATTGATAGACAGTCttaaatagaaagacagacagatggacactAGATATAGACGGACAGACATAGAATTTAATTTAGCTAGTTTTTAATCCATAATTTCTAACAGTTTGGCTCCTGAAGCTTACTTACCTTATATTTGACTGTAAGGAAACATTCAAACAACTGTAAGGTTGCATTGTTCATTAAACACAAATTTGTGTAAATTGTTAGATAGCTAGAAAAGCATCATAATGTAACACAATCTCATATATTTGTGATTTTATGCTCCAGAAGCAGCAGACTGAATACTGCCACAGAGCACCTTTTTGGCAGCAAGCCGAGTTCCTAAACTCTACCCTGGTGTCCAATCCAGTGACCTCATGGGACATTACCTATTGTGAGATGCTAAAAGACTGGTCATAGTCAGACCACACAGctgggtaaacacacacacacacacacacacacacacacacacacacacacacacacacagagcgcctcATTTGCTCAACTCAGCCAAAGCAATCACCCCAAGGCACTCATCTTTCACTCCAGAAATACTGTGGACACttatttttatcatgttttatttatttattttatgctttattgCATTGTCAAATAAATCCAGTGACTTTATCATATTGCGTCCACCCTCCACCTCAACACATTTCTCATTTCCACAGCTCAGTTCAGGCCAGGGAACTTGCGTTGGCACGTCACAACACTGCCACTTATCGGGAGCATACAGAACGGCAGTCTGTGATTTGTCAATACTTAAAAGTCCTTCAAACAAACTTGTATTTGACTGTTTGGTTTTGTGTATTGCGTATAAATATGTAGTTGATTTTTAGGCTGCTTAATGTAAATATCATTGAGATGAAGAAGGTATTCTTTATTAGATTGTGtgcatattatatttataatatttcagaGTCTTGCTGCGCGACCATTGATCTGTTAATTAACACACGGATGTGAAGGCCTCTGTATCGACAGTTTGTGCTCAGTAATGAGAATACCTGCGGGACATCTAAATCAATGGAAGTCACAAGGGACAATGCCAAGCAGTTGTTTACAGGCACCCTCGAGTTGTGGACGTCCGATTTTTTTCTGGAGGAGAAGGTAATTGCAAACATATAACTAATGATGTTCTTGGTTAATATAGGACCCAGTTCATCTTCACAAATGctcttaaattaaatgtaaaataaatattagagttaactattaattttgttttgtccAAAAATATTGAAGCATGAAGTATACTATAACTAACACAATAGGATTTGTGGATAAAGATAAACATGGTGTTGTGTTAATGATGGGATATTAATGGAATTATattaaacatctttattttgacataatgcagtcaaaagttcACACGttcacagatagatagatagatagatagatagatagatagatagatagatagatagatagatagatagatagatagatagatagatagatattgtgtTGATgggatataaaaaatgtattgaactttattttaaaactaatGCAGTCAATGTAAAAAAATTCACGTTACTTGAATTTCATTTGTTCAGAATTTTATTTTGCTAGATTTCATTCCATAATTCTCACAGTTTGGCTTTTgaaacttgtttttttgttttcttgctaAACATCATTTGTTTAGCTTTATAAGGAAAAATTCAGTGTAGGgcctttttttgtaaatttgtcaATTATTCATAATACATTCTTAATTCAATTTTCACATTCAGTTTAATAATTTGCATGTAAGTAGATTTATGCACAAATTACACAGAAAATGCCTTGTTTCATGAATTAAGCCTGATGTTTTGACATCGAACGTTAGTTTACAGTTGGAAAACACATTTCATGTACTATTGCTAGTAAATCTGCTAGTAAATATTCTGGACGTTTAATACATGACAAACATGAGTTTGCATGCCTCTAATCACATATGGGATTGATTTGAAATTCCAAATCATTTATGGACGGTTTTAAACATCGTATTAGATATTTTCAGAAGAATAATTGTCTATGGTGGGTCTTTTAAAAGCACAGTGTGATTTGTCTCAGGCCCCGGGAACAATCTGATGTAAGTCAATAGCAGCCTAATAGTCTGAAgctaatcagaaaaaaaaaaaaaacatatttcacaatcagcctggaattgaaatggCAAGAGCACGACACCTGGTCCGCATTTCACTCGATGAGATTTATGATGGGGATgtcttggaagaaaaaaaaatgcctagGCAAAATAATAGAAACATGTTTTGTAATAAATTATGAACAAGTTTTAAGTCTAGCAAAATAAACCAAACAAACTATTGTACAAGCTGCATTTATATTCTTTCCAAACAAATCAATCCTAAAAAAAGCAATCCTAATATGATATGATAAAGATCAAAGCAAACTTTAAGAGGAGGAATGTATTGTGACTTATTAAACTACAAAACCTGAACTTGCTGTATTAAATTCAACTCATTCGTCTTCATGGTGTTCGAAAAACTCATGGCAACAGATGGTAACCATGGTGATGAAGGTCATGAACTCCTGAAAATCACACTCTGAGTCACCATCGGTGTCCAAGCTTTCCATCAAACCGTCCATTGTTGCTTGATCTTTCACATGCTGagcaagataaaaagaaaaagctTAGGAAACAGGAAAATAGGTAATTCGCTTagcattaaaaatatgtatttacaaaTGTTTGACACAAATACTCTATTCTGACACAAACCCTTGACTGTAAATCAACCATTCTTTAAGTTTCAAGACAAAgtgtggtgtaaaaaaaaaaaagtttgaaatttaATTTCCTCCGTAATTAAAATGGATAATCCActtcaaaatatttaatcataattttttGACGCAAAAACTTCGTTCTGACATAAAGCTTTGATTGTAAATCAAACATTCTTTAAATTTCAAGACAAAGtgtggagtaaaaaaaaagtttgaagttTAATTACTTCTGTGAGAGTCGGAAAAGATAAAGCTTAAATATGAAAACAGCTAACTCACTTagcatgtaaaaatatttaataacatttttggcACAAAAACTAAATTCTGGCATAAAGCCTTGATTGAAAATCAAACATTCTTTAAATTTCAAGCCAAAgtgtggtgtaaaaaaaaaaagtttcattaaaGTTGAAGATCGATTACCTCAGTAAGAGTCGGAAATTCATTTGTGAGCAGCTCCTTCAGTTCGGTCTTTTTTAATTTGTACTTGTCACCTTCTTTGGACGAGTATTTGTGGAAGACCTCAATGATGGTTCCCAGGCAGTTCTCCAAGTCTGACATCTTAATGTAGTGGAGCGTTCAACGTTTTCTGGAATAATTATAACAAGcacaaaagaaatgtgaaaatgttTGAAAGCAATTTCAAACTGTTTAACTTTTCCCCTCAAATGACTGTAAAAGTTTAAGTGTTGAAGCAATTTTATGGACCATTAACTTACTTTCTGTCTTTTACAAACACATTTCTAGTCATTATGTAGTTAGTTTTGCAATTTCATCTGCAGTTCGAACGCTTGGAGCAAAATAAGCTGTAAAACATTGCAATGATAAAAACTTGCTAGACTTACCAGTAGAGAGTTTGTCAGAACGAGGCGATCCAGAGCACAGTGAGATGGGAGTCCATTTATAGGTCTGAAACGGAGGGGCCTGTAGCTTGGAGATTCTGACCTGTCAATCACCAGAACTGACCAATGAGCTTCTGACCTTGTCCTCACTCCACTACACACACATTCAGAGTGAGATACAAAGAGAGGAagatgaacacacatacacacatagaaTAACATTTGTGTTGCCACATTtggtaaataaactttaaaaattatattataaaaaataattccttTGCCAACTTTCAAAGCATAGTACTTTGTTTACACGTACAATTTTAAGCAACATTAAACTGGGTTGGttaacttgtttgtttgtttttgttaaatctgGTAAATTTTTGTTGTCACTAGGTTTCAGAAACTTGATACCttttatgtttattgtttgtgtctttttttattatttttatttgaaactgCGATGTACTGTCAGTCTTTTTCCAATGACTCAAAGACAGTCTACTGTTTCTATAAATTGGTCATCTCGTCCTCGTTGTAAGCCATAAGGATATATGTTCACCACTTTTTTcctttctgttttcctttttatcTTTCTTGGAAGTTCTGTTGCCCATAAGCACACACAAGTGTTTTGTTGTCAGGCATCTCAGAGGATGACAATAGTGTGTTTGAGAGGAAGTGAGTGGTGTGGCATGTTAATCAGCCGATCCTTTTCTGTCATAGAATTGGCCAGACGTGTGTCCTAAACACCATTGGA
It contains:
- the s100b gene encoding protein S100-B yields the protein MSDLENCLGTIIEVFHKYSSKEGDKYKLKKTELKELLTNEFPTLTEHVKDQATMDGLMESLDTDGDSECDFQEFMTFITMVTICCHEFFEHHEDE